TAGAACTAGAAAACAACAGAAAGTGGGAAATGCTGAAAACTGGAGAGTGAGGAATAATAGAAGAGGCTCTCTTATACTATTAGAGCTCTCCTGGCACCCCttccacacacacaaaccaaattATCTGTTAATGATTTAAGCAGAAAACATTAAAGACTTAAGGTCTCTCCCAGATTGAAGAAGACAAGGATATGTCAATCATTTTCTGGTCAGGACCGGAGCGGtgttgcagtggtagggcatttgccttgcacgctgctgacctaggacagactgcagttcgatctgcagcgtttcatatggtcccctaagccagtagtgatttctgagcacacagccaggagtaacccctgagcgtcactgggtgtggcccaaaaacaaaaaattaaattattgcaaAGGTGGAGGCTTATCAGTTAGTATAATCATTCCAAAGTGCCAGGAGATAAACAGATTCTATGACTAAATAATCATTCTTGCACTGTGACTTTAAATAACCTATAAATATCCCTTGTTCAGAGCCAGTAATCCTTCAGACAAAGAGCTTTGCAGAACTCTGGCCACATTTGCCTGAAGAGACATTGgttttccttcattcattcactgttACTGGAAAGTTGGTCTACTTCactttaaatgaattaaatttaatgaattttttcataattttttcataataaaatttaaatgaattaaaaccaaaaatgacaatgTTCTCCAGTCAAGTTCCTAAGTTCTCTACCCAGAATTAAAATGACtcttagaggggaaaaaaaatcagtccCCGAAGTAGGCAGGAGGAAATGGGACATTGACATTCAGGAATGTGCAATAGTgaaagggtattgtacattgtaggactgaaattcaatcatgaacaactttgtaaataaaaaaaatactataaacaaCCTTATAATCATGGTctttaaagtaattaaagaaaagaaaaaagttatacaGTGCTTTGAATTACTGAAAGTGCTCGGTCACATCATAGGGGTAATATTTGCATGTGAGTAGGAGGTGGCCAATATGCTTACTGCAGTGATTTTGCAAGTTCAGCATAGTTGATATCAGACCTATTCTTGTCATTGTCTCCCTGAACACCATCTGCTCAGTTAATTGGCTAATTTATGGAGACTGTCTTTATGGAGGGCTTGTCATTCTTGTCTTTATGAAAAGAGTTCCAGAACATCAAGCCAATTGTtgccttcttattttattttatttttatttgttgttctggggttacacccagcagtgctcagggtttacttctggctctgcactcagaaatcagtcatgggctcagggaaccattgtgCTACTGAAGGAGACTGAAGCTGGGTCatatgcatgcaaaacaaatggcTTCCTCATTCTATTGTCTTCAGACTGATCTTGAAGTTTTTTTATGCAACTACTGTAACCAGAAACTCTCTTAAAATTGTTTagttcctcttctctcttccttttattgcCATGACTGAGAGTGTTGCACGCTTGGCTGTGGCATTAGCACACTTGGCTGTAAGTGCTTACTAGACTCATAACTGGTTGTGTTGCGCCAGTCACCTTTTGTTGTGCTATGGCAGCAAAGATCCAAGCACGGTGGCATTGAGGCCATGTTGCCATGTGGGCAGTACTGGGAACTGAATTTGTGACCTTCACTAATAGGTAGGACAGGTGATCCAACACAGCTCTCCTATGCTCAGTTTGGTTCAACCTTTTCACtttagggggtggggtggggtaaagTTCTAGGTATGGGGAGGTTTGGGAGGTTTGGTATTTAGTATTATCCAGTGCTGTTCTGGGacagtgtggtgctggggatcagtccCAGGCCCCTCTCATGCAGTTCCTGTGCAAAGGTTGCTGGAGGCTCTGGCCATGAAGCTCTTAGatgattatttctatttcttcttcctccttctcctccacttcctcctcctccattaaTTCTGGTGTTGCTGTGAACTTCATAGGTTTGTGGGGGATTATCCAAGGCCTTCTGTGTGCCACACAAGCACATGTGCCTTCcctgctgcaccatctctccaaTCTCAAGCCTCTTATGCTGCAAGCAGCTTCTGTCTTACAGCGCCAGTGTGATTttggtgaatccacttcagggagagtgggttgctcgAACCAGGCATAcggagaaatatgaaatgaatgaaaccacacagagaatgtggggtcaacatgtttctggcaggagtgtgacaagtttaatttttgagcaggGGGATTTataggggatatatatatatatatataaggatttagccacaggtgaagaataattgtaatcacaaagcctagtacaacaataaaaaaaaaaaagaccctgagTAGTGCTCCCTTCCTGCTAGCAGTGTCGATACCATGACAGTACACCTGGGTCTGTACTCTGAagttactgtattttccagcgtataagacgaaaAAGCTTCTCAAAAGTTGaacagtcgtcttatatgctggtatatggcatgctgaaacttagtacagcttcagggatgagtgatctgccCCTCTCTTACCtcagcatcccatccagctgccaggcgtcaacactcagtcctctgcttgtcctaatTCATCTTTCAGAGCACACAGGAGTTGAGTTACTGAGCACCAAATCTCATCCATCCACAGGAGatgtggctttccagtgctcagttctcTTGTTCAGCTTTTAGGGGACACAGaagaggcactctgtctccctctagctgtcctattaatcactgcaccccagccagctgcttctggaggagccccctctccctgctctcaatgtagatcacaattaaaaaatcacagtcactcattaCAAAtggcaaatgtaaaatgattgttggcactccaaagtctagctttattaaacatatactgttaacctttgagggttctggtatttttctcttacgtttttcaATTTCCATTTCGTGTGTGTTAAAAGacaggtagtcttatatggcgaatataacccaaaccctatattttaacaggaaaagtaggtggtcgtcttatatgccggaaaatacggtactttttgttttgtggccaccccctgtggtactcaaggattactgctggctgtgcactcaggaatcactcttggtgggcacagggaactatatggatgccagggattgaatcctggtcagccgagtgcaaggcatatgccctgcccatggtgctatcactctggcctccaaattTTCTCTTGACAgtgctggggtcaaacccaggtggaCCATGTGTAAGGCAGGAACCGTAGCCCCTCTCTGTACTGTTTACTAAGGCAATGAGCAAAAATATCTgcatttggggctagagcaaatGATCAATAATCTTCTATTCTtagatataaaaatgattattattaagaatattaaatattcttagatataaaaatgatttctccccccaaaaaggagggtggcaggagagatagtacagcagatgaggGCACTTTCTCTGTACAAGCAAACCAGACTCAACCCctcaacaccccatatgatcccctgagaacctCAAAGCCTTCTTCTTGAGCACTACgacagaaaaaaaaccaaaacaaaccaaaaaaagggattATATGAGGTGTTGGGGGATTGAGTTTGAGTTGTCACGTGCAAGGAAAGCTTCCCTCTCCTGCTGTATGACCTCTCCTGTCTTcccccattttgggggggggaaacaTTCTTCTATCTAAGAACGGAAGATTATTGACTACTTAGGTGAATAGTTTTTTAAAACATAAGCATGACATCTTTCATCTTGAGAGCCCAAATGTCAAGGACATCCTCATAAATGTCTCATAAATGTAAATTCAACAAAACAATTATGATATCTAAGTCCTCATGTCACTTAATTATTTTAGGGATATGCcttcccagtttatttatttcacatttccTGATTGGAGTGCTTTGGTAGAGTTTTTGCGACTTCTACAAgtattttgtgaaaatttttgttttgtgggtctttttttttttccaccttctttttttttctttgggccgCTGGGACCACCCAGATGTTTATATTCCTGTTTTAACCCTTCACAGTAAGTGTGCCACTGGGGACTGGTTCTGAAGCATGTTTGTCTTTCTCCAAACTCTGTTAAATACCCCAGAGTGCGTCATTCGGATGTGTTTCTGGAACCGACTCCAGAAATGTTGGCAACAACTTGCGAACGGTTTGGTGTTTGACATCTGGTGAAAGAAACTTTAGCCAAGAACAGACAGACGCTAGAGGGAAGCCAGTTTTAAGGGGGGCAATCTTTCCATCCCTGGATGTGCGCCCTTGAAATCCAACCTGGCACTTGGAGGAGGCGCTGGGGGGTCGACGACTCTCCTCGGGTTGGTCCCCAATGTTGCAAACGAGGTTCCTCCGGGGACACGGGGAGGCCGGGCTGGGCCCAAGCGGGCCGCCGGCAGAGGGCAGCGCCGGAGTGGGGCTGGGCGGCGTGGAGGCGAAGAGGCGAAATGCTCCCAGCGAGGGGGCGGCGGGTCTCGGGCTCGAGGGACCGGAGCGCGGCTCGAGCCTCGGGGTCCCTGTCCGGCCACTCCCGCCGCCGAGCCCAGCCTGCTTAGGGATCCGGCGGGCGCGGCGCCGGGGAGGCGCGGGgcgggcgaggcgaggcgagggagGCGAGGGCGGGCCGTTCCCAGCAGGGCCGCGGCGGGCAGGCTGCGGGAGAGGAGGGCGGAGCGGGGCGGCCCGGGGCGCCCCcgcgggccggggccggggcggggcgCGCGCGGCGGGCTAGAAaaggcggcgggcgggcgggcggcggctgGGCGGGCGCGGGGCCGGCCGGGGAGCGCGACGGCGGGGCGCCCGACGGACGCGGCCATGAGCGCGGCGCTCTTCAGCCTGGACGGCGCCGCCGAGCCCGCGGCCTGGCTCGAGCCGGGCGGCCGCGCGGGCAAGGGGCTGGGCCCGGAGCCCGCGGGCGCCGTGGACGAGTTCGAGAGCGCCGTGGACCTGAGCGCCTACATCGACGCCATGGCGGGCGTGCCCACGCTGGAGCTGTGCCACGACGAGCTCTTCGCCGACCTGTTCCACAGCAGCCAGCGCGAGCCGCGGCCGCTCAAGCCCGAGCCCGACTGGGGCGGCCCCGACGGCGACGGCCACGGCGACGCGGCCGGGCCGGGCTCGCTGCTGCCCGCGCAGGTGGCGGCGTGCGCGCAGACCGTGGTGAGCCTGGCGGCCGCCGCCGCGCAGCCCACGCCGCCCGCCTCGCCCGCGCCGCCCCGCGCCAGCCccgcgcccggcccggccccggccccggccccggccccggcccgcgAGCGCGCGGCGGCGGGCAAGCGCGGGCCGGAGCGCGGCAGCCCCGAGTACCGGCAGCGGCGCGAGCGCAACAACCTGGCGGTGCGCAAGAGCCGCGACAAGGCCAAGCGGCGCCACCAGGAGATGCAGCGGCGGCTGGTGGAGCTGGCGGCCGAGAACGAAGCGCTGCAGCGGCGCGTCGAGCAGCTCACGCGGGACCTGGCCGGCCTCCGGCGCTTCTTCGAGCGGCTGCCCGGCGCCCCCGAGCGGCGGTGACGAGCGG
This window of the Suncus etruscus isolate mSunEtr1 chromosome 6, mSunEtr1.pri.cur, whole genome shotgun sequence genome carries:
- the CEBPD gene encoding CCAAT/enhancer-binding protein delta, which codes for MSAALFSLDGAAEPAAWLEPGGRAGKGLGPEPAGAVDEFESAVDLSAYIDAMAGVPTLELCHDELFADLFHSSQREPRPLKPEPDWGGPDGDGHGDAAGPGSLLPAQVAACAQTVVSLAAAAAQPTPPASPAPPRASPAPGPAPAPAPAPARERAAAGKRGPERGSPEYRQRRERNNLAVRKSRDKAKRRHQEMQRRLVELAAENEALQRRVEQLTRDLAGLRRFFERLPGAPERRYWGGGGSRAGPASERECADPPCLRAGTDGGTRLAAAFFYRFLTPVFVRIKQHLSHPCPCLSWRVRRALRPGGGPEKPAPPGELGSWGEAHGLGGGAGRGGPPSQPEPEPGWGKEVSRGPPKRVRFPPGLCFRFLASLDNFGVPHDNGAKSVPKFPQTGLFCW